The window GAGAAAGATGGGCAAATGCATAAGCATGCAAAATCTTCAACCTGACAAAATACAATGTTTGGATGATGTTGCAGTAGTTGCCGTGATATGATGCAAGGAGGTCATCTAATACAATGAGGCCTTACAAAAGAGGAACAGCGTTAAGCAGAGCAAAAAAGGTTTTCCATGAGATGTCCAGTGAATAATATTAGTCCCCCACACACCTCAAGGTTTCTGGATAGGATATCTCTGTTATTTGTAATGTAAGACGAAATTTCGACATCTAGGAGCTTTCATTTGAGAATTTCTTGGAAATTCTACAAGATCTATTCTCCTTTTCTCACCAACATAAGGTTAGAGATAGATTTTTTCAACTCACATTAAGTGGAATATATTCCAATCATAAATGCAATGGTTCCACACCtaaacaaaatataaataatagcTTGAAGTCATACAAGCCCACATTTTACTAGGTGGGAGAGAATAATTCCGTAAACAAGAAGGGGAAGATGTGAACCATGTCATAATTTAACGTCTAGGATTCAATGATTATAGAATGCCGTACTCATAGGCAGTGAGAAAACAAGGGATTACTCACAGGGAGTTCAGATCAGCATAGCTGAGCCACTTAATTAGCCAATTCATGAACATATAGGATTGAAGAGCTCTCTAACCAAAAAGTTTGTTGGCAAAGTACAATGGAAAGGAAAACTTTATGATCAGCATCTGACAGACTTACTAGGCCAGTTACATAAAAGACGCTGAAATAAATAAGATGGGATTGTTCAATGCAAGCCTCAGATATTTAAATCCAGGGTTGCTGTTCATTTGGGGCAAGGGATTATAAAGCTGACATCagctcttgattttcaagaaagtGAGGCACCACAGTTGCAATGACttaataaatttactataaaGAAATGAGGAGTCATAACTTGCAATTACTGTAAGCAGTCAAACATAGACACACGATAATCGAGAGAGctcatttatattaaaatgaagTTTGGTCattagttctttctttttttccttttcatacaTACAGATTCTCCAAAGTTAAGATAAAGAGAAGCTACTCCCTTTTAACACTCAATCAGTTCCTATCAAACCCCTTAGTATTATCTACAACAATCACAATGATAATCACAACAGTCCGATGCATGACTTTGCCAGTTTAAAAGTATCCCCAAACTTGGGCCAGACTAGATCTCACCGCCATCTtttatttcttaccttttaacATAGGATCCCTGTCAAACAATACCAAAGGATACCTACTCATTTAACAATTTCTCATAGAAAGGACTAAGACAAAAGAAACTGCTGTTCAAGGTCAACTTGTTTTGAGGGAGCACCCACAAGTTTTGTACTCAGTGGATGACAGCCACAGGCAAAGAGAAGACTATGATCTATTCCACTCGCAatatagaaaaacaaagaggCTCCCACCAATCTCATTGTCAAAAATTTGACTGTGGCTAGCTAGACAACAGACATCTGCAAACTATCCCGAAATTCAAAGGACTCCGTATGCTTCCCCAAAAACTGCAGCTGATAGAATCAGAAGTTCAACAGACACTCATTTGGGTTCAGACTGCAAGACATAATCACTCAGAGTTTCCACTACAAAGCTTAAAGATCTAACTTCACTGAATCAAGTATCCtcttcaagaaaaaatgggACAAATGAAGGGTCATACCGGGAAAGGATTTGCCTATCCAGCTCCATCTTCAGGGGGAAAGCCGACCCATAAGTGTTGGCAAGCATTCTCCTTTTCATCTCCTCTTGATTATCCTTTAACTGTACCCATCGGTTCACGGAGAAAACAAACGTTCAATAAAGCAAACAATTTGACACAAAGGCCGAGGTACTTGTACTCCAGACAAACAGGGAGGCAAAACCCTAAAACTCAGACGCTtcaccatgaaaaacccaacaCTCCAGCATCAAAACCCAGAACAAGTCCCAAAAAGTTCACATTCCAAACAAAGCAGAACATCAACCGACTGATTGGGCAAGTTCACTTCCAACGAGCACCAAGCCCAGTTCACCAATTTCACTTCCCATGCCTATAAGAACCCGCCCAACCCCAAGTTTCTCTCTTTATCCAAGCAATTCGCAGACAACAACATGTTGATTCAAAACAGCAGAACCGCAAAcggaaagggagaaaaaaaaaggggggttaCCGATTGGTAGGCGGATTCGAGAGGGTGAGATCCGACGATCTCGCTCTTGACGCCTTGGAGGCCGAACCGCAGGGCGTCGGCCCGGACACCTCCGATTTCGTGGGCGATGGTCTTCGGCGCCTCCATTTTCGTCTGCTCTCCGATCGCTGGTTGCTGATCCCgtctcctccctttctctctctgcgAGTTTTggcttctgctgctgctgcttcttcttcttccgcagAAAGGAGGAGCCAAATAAGGCTGATACTGACTTTCTatgcaagcaagcaagcaaggcCCGGCCCACAGCCTCTCCTAACATCTCTCGTTTttgtatagttttttttttttttttttttttttaacagtcgGTAGCTGGCAACGTAAACCCGGGGCGGCGTCGCAAGTAAGGCGGGCAATGCGCATGCCGGGATTCGAACCTCCCCCCTTCTGCAATTAGAGGGGGAAAAGCCCAAGCCAGCGAGCCCACAAACGGGGTGGGTCTCGTTTTTATATAGTTAATGCAGgtttaattgggaaaaaaattgtatttttattatgaatttttgggaCTCCAGAGCTTGCCATTATCAAATAGTTCACGTGAATTacgttaaaaaatatttatggagTTTCATCAATAGAGATCAAAATTCTTGCACCTTGGCTTTGATATGGTATAAACTTCGATTTGGATGGGCTTCAACATGGTATAAACCATAAGTAGAATCTTGAAAGCTCACTGGAAGGCATTTGAGGCCATTTTTTGGGCGTGTTTCgagtaatttttgaaatttgagccCTAATATCTTGGAGGGTCCCTCTCTAGGCATGGCTATAAAAGTCTAACCCGATGTTTAATTTACCATAGTTAATCAACTATAAACATGGAGGTTTGAGATTGAGTGCTATTTTTTGGTCTCCTTAGCTCTAATATCTTAGAGGGTCCCTCTCTAGGCATGACTATAAGGGTCCAACCCAACGTTTGATTGACCATAGTGACTCAATTGACTACAAACATGAAGGTTCGAGATTAACAATTCTATCACTTAGGCTTCATTAGCTCTAATATCTTGGAGTGCCCTCTCTGACTATCCAACTTGAAATTTGATTGACCACAGTTATTTAATCGACTATTAACATGAAGGTTTCAAATTGATAAATCCATTATGTTAGTTTCATTAGCTCCTGCTTGAAAATTGCACGAGACAAACTAGAATGATATGAAATACTGGATAGGCAATGATTGGAGTAATGTATGGATGGGTTTAGCAAAAGAATGTCAAAATGTTCTTCTCAACATCACGAGTCTCGTCTCCATTAATTTTGATGCAAACAGTTATCATCCATGGAAATCTCAATTTGAACCTATTTTTATTTGTAACAATTTGTTGGGCTATGTGgatgaggttttttttttttttttttttttttttttttggtgtccaCCAAAGTTTATCAATTATCAAAATGGCATTGTGATGGTCAATACCTCTGATTCTGCTCAAATCAAGATAGATCGTAGTTTGATCAACTTGACTCTCATGAtagaaatttttcatgaaattcataaCTTTTGAATATCTCTAGAGATTTGGCTTCCTTCAAGATGATGTTTTCCTAATCATAAAGCAGCTAGGGAAATTGGACTGGAACTTGATTTTCAGAACATCATTAAAAAGATTAGGCAATGTTGGACTATTTACGACATCTTAAGTCAATTGCAGACTCTCACCACAATCAATTACTTCGTCTCTAATAGGACTTCGTGATTCAAGCCCTCAACGGGCTCTGTATGAGTATGACACCTTTGTCACCATGGTCACCAATGGCTCAATAGTCATTTCCTTTGGTGCTCTACAATCATGTCTCCTCATCCAAGAAGaatgatttctcataaattgaTTGCCTCATGTTCATCTAATATTCATCATGCGTTGATCGGTTGGTGATGATCACTTATTGCTTACTAAGCAAGTCGATAAAGCCTTTTTTCATACATGTTCTCGATCTTTGCTGTTATCTCTTATCTATCATGTTCTTAATCTTGCTTGCCATCTCCTCTCAATTGCTCAACTTTGCCATAAAAATTGTTGTTCCATTGATTTTAATGGCTTATCCTTTTCTTTGAAGGATCAATGAATTGGGAAAGTTTTCCTTCAACCGGATTCTTCTTATGTCTTTATTCGATTTCCAACTTATTGGTGTCATGTTGCTCGCATTGTATCGTGACTTCCTCTACTACACTCACACGCTGGCATGCTTGTCTTGGCCATCCTAAAAAACAAGTTTTGAGTCTCATTTGTAATTCTAGTTCTAAGTCAATATCTTTCTAATCTTGTCTTGAGGACAAATCTCATTGATTGCCTTTTAAGTCTGCTAGTCATCGTGTATCTTTTCCTTTAGCTATAATTCATTTAGATGTATGAACGAGTCTACTTTTATCTAATTTAGGTTTCAAATATTCCATATTATTCATAGATGACGAGTCTCGTTTTACTTAGGTCttttacatgaaaaataaatttgaattgccTACACATTTTCATTGCTTCCATTGTTCATTTGTGCAACCTAcaatttttcattgtttttgtcgttttatcaaaaatttctacaatgtcaaatttaaatttgtacAATCTAATGGGGGAAGTCAATATGCTAGTAATTTGTTCCGAACATACTTTTATGAAAATGGTATTATTTAACGATTTTCTTATATAAACACCCCATCtcaaaatgattagtcaaaacGTAAAATTAAACACTTAATTGAAATGTTCAGAACCTTATCAATCCATGCTCATATACCTCCTTTATATTGAGTTGATGCTCTTCTCGTCTCTATTTATGCTATGAATCGACTTCTCACTCTTGTCATATATGATATTTCTCctttggattttattttgattactcattcttttatgttttttggtGGGTTtgttatccttttcttttgccccaTGTCTCTCATAAGTTGACAcctcattctttttttcatgtGTATTTCTTGGGTACACATCAATCATATAAATAATCGTTGCCTTGTTGGTCAAGTGGTGGTATTTTTATCCATTGTTATGTTGGATTTGATGAGGataattttttccctttacaAAATCCTTCAACTCTTAGTTACTTAACCAATTGTTCAAGATCAAcctattcattttttgtttcctccatcaatttatttttctttctacctCTTTTGGTCTTCAAGCTCCTCATTAgcctctctccttttttcttgGTCAACCTCCTAACTCGCCTCTCTCCTCTCAACCCTAGCCTACTTCCAATTCCTTTTTGCATCCGCCGCCCCTCTCTTCAAACCCACTCACCATGTCCCAACCCGACTCCTCTCTTGACCAAATTCCTCCCACAACAGATCCAAAAATCCTGTCTACATCTCTATTCAACtctttcacttttgtttttttgcttcttATTCATCTTATGCAAACTTATACCAAATCTAGAGTTTCTaaacccataattttttttaatctctctccctcttttcaTGAAGAGGCACCAACTTACTACTTTAAGGCTATTCTTGAATCATGTTGGAAAGAGGCCGTGGTAAATGAATTTCATACCTCGGTCAATAATCGCACGTGTGATCTAGTACCACTTGATCATTCTAAGAATTTAATTGGTCGTAAATGGATTCTTAAGGtcaatgaataatttgatgGAACTATCAAATGCTTCAAAACTTTCCTTGTTGCCCAAGGATTTAAGTAGTAGGTCAGATTCAAATATGATGAGACATTTAGCCTAGTCTTCAAAACCATTACATTTAGCCTAGTTTCTCTCATCTAGAGTTCTTGAATCACACGCTCCATCTTTAGAAAGCCATATATGGTTCAGAACAAGCTCCACGTGCACGCTTCATTGCATCTACAACCTTTTATTATCTTTGAGTAGCATGGCGAGTAAGGCCAATCCTTTGTTATTCGTCTATGCTTCTTCTTAAGGTTGTATGTCGACTTTCACATGAATTTGCTATGAAGGATCTTAGACCACTTCACTATTTTCTTAGCATTGAAGCTATAATagtaagctttttttttttttttttttttatctcaagcCAAGTATTTTGATAGCCTTTTGCACGAGTTTGACCTTATTGAGGTCAAGCTTGAATTTATCCTCATCTAGCTTTGAAGACTATTATCTGCTAACAATGGTAAGCTTCTCACTTCTCTAATGTTGTACAACAAATAATTGGTGCTCTATGATATGTGTCCATGACTAGACCTAATATTAGTTTTGATGTGAACTTGgttagtcaattcatgcatcAACCTAGATCATCTCATCTCCAGGCAGTCAAACATATATACTAGTATTTAGCAGGCACATCCACCCATGGATTGCTTATTGAATGATGTTCTCCCATTTCATTGACTACTTATGCGAATGCAGACTCGGCTAAATGCTTTGATACTTGACAATCCACCtcagatttttgtttcttttaaggTGCCAATCTTATTTCATGGATTGCCAAAAAACAACGCATTATAGCTTGTTCTAGTATTGTGGCTAATTATCGTGCTGTCACTCACTATATTGCTAAGACTATTTGAATTTGTCATTTACTTGTGAGCTTGGAGTCTTCCTTGTTAATCTTCTCACCATTAATTGTGACAACATATTTGCCACCTATCTTGCTCCTAATCCTATGTTTCACGCTCGAACTAATCACATTGAATTGGATTTTACTTTGTTCGAGAGTGGGTTGTTTCCAACGATCTACGTGTCCACTGCATTTCTACAACGAATTAGTTGGCAAACATTTTCACCAAGAGACTACTTAATTCACGTCATGCGTTATCAAGACTCAATCTCTGAGTTGTTACACCTACTTCTGATTGAGGGTGTATTAATGTGTTACTTATATGTagtatgggttttttttttataattatgtttCTATCTATACCCTAATTGTAATAAATCACTCATATAGATACATATTGTACAACCCTAATTAGGACTGGACCACCATAAACACtttgtcattattttctctctgACTCTAAATTACCAACAATTAGCATGCAAATTATCTTAGTAATCGATGCTTTCAAAAGTAAGATTTTTtcactaattttttatgcatagCTTCATTGCTTGGTATTTCTTAATAAACGATCTATCTAGGATAAAGAGTTATAAAGTGATTTCTCAATAGCCACGTTATATACAATTTGGATGTTGAGACCCGAGATcccataatcaaatattttgTATATGGGGAGCTTGGTAATTGCTTTATGATTCCAGTTGTACAAAGAGACTTCTTAATTATTAAAGTACTGAATAAACCTATTCAATAGGTGGGTTTGTGAGGCTTACACCTATCCTTGCCTAAGCTGTCCATGATCAcaaaataacaaacttctttttatataaaattgatCAGGCTTAGTTGGATCAAGAAACTTGGGTTGGGTCCAAAAAAGGGATTGCTTGCCTAGACTAGCCCATTTCGTCCTTCAAATTATAAAGCTTAGATGGCCCATGGAGCCTCTCAACCACGTTTATACATGTATCTTTAATCTTTACTAAATGTGAAATTGGATCggtgattttttaatttcataaattttttacccAGTAAACTTGCAAATGTTATTTTTTCTagactaaattaaccaaaagtAAAGTGAAACTAATAAATCACCTAGTGACCTTGCTCGGTCTCTccactcatttatttttcttttttgcacaAAATTCGCTGAAGGTATCCTCAACCCCTATTGCATATGCAGAATGGcccaaaatcaattaataaGATTAAATGTGAAAATCAATGAATGCAATGGATAATGTGTTGGAAAATCCGTAaactcaattatatatatatatatatatatatatatatatatatatatatattatatgcttGGTAACCTTACAACACCATAACATTACATGCAGGAATGCAATACACATATAAGAATATTTTTGGAGTAAAtctctattttccttctttctttcttttttttataaatgcaAGAAAGACATTTTTCTAAGATTTATGGGTTAACAATTAAATTCATCCGACACTACGAACAACTTTATAAACATGAGCGAATTGCTCGACACAAACCACTTCATTCCACGAGCAACTTTTAATGGTTGTGGAAGATCTATCattcaaaaaaatcgaaatcaCCTATAGCACACAGTTAATGtcaacttttatttataagaAGATGGggaaaagccacaaaaaacaaaaataaaaaatcaaattatgccTACTGCGACATTTACTTGAACTTTTTCTTGcaacataaaaaaccctaaatttgtacCTATACAACTCATTCACCCTCCTCTATCAAGGTTCcgttagatgatttttcaataaaaacatCGTTTTTATTTTAGTTAAGCCGTGTGAACACCATATCGACATCACTTGTTTTCTAGCATCAATGTAGGTAGATTTTAATAGTTCTCtttgacaaaaaatttatgaagggTAAATGTTTTACGATAGGCATAGTTTAGGCTTTTAGTGATTTTTGCCTTAAAAAGAATCTAAGAaaaacaatttacaattttgttTTCCATAACCTTGACAGATCATGGTGAGTCTATGATCAAATCAAGATCGACGATGGATTTCTATCACATAAAACCTCCATCAAGAATGCTCAATTTCCCGAAGTAGACTATCAAAAAGTTTCCAGAAAGTTGAGAAAAGGACAATAAAACTTGTACAAGGTAAAGTGGCTAAAAAGTTGAGAAAATGACGGTAAGCTCTGTAGATGCCTCTTAAATTCCCACTTCCTATCTTGTTTTTCCTTAGGTCTTTGGCATTTGTGGTTTTGCAAATTCGGGAAGGCAATAAAGAAGATAATAGAACACATGAAGGATCATAACGTACTTCTGCATTGATGTCTGTAGCAGAAGATTGAACATAACCACTGacgatttaatttattttttctttctttggctgaCTGCGCATCGATTACATGACATGGCACTAGCCACCTTAGCTGTCACCTCATGTTGGTATCCATGTTTTAGCAAACTATCAATGGTCCTAACCTGAGAAAATATTGTTTATACTAGATTTGCCAACTCGGCATTGAAACACTCTACTCAAAGGGTGACGCGTGTTAAGTGGGGCCACTTATCAGAAATTTTTGGAAGTCCCTCTTTTCTCGCTCCATTATTGATGACATTCCTCCCTCTGTTACTGATGTCCATCCCGGGCTCTCTTTCTTACCTGCCGTGCTTTGCTCTGCAGAttatagactctctctctctctctctctctctctctctctctctcagttctgtgaaaaatttaagaggaaaggaaccggaaccgatTCATTTGATGAACTACGCTTCTACCTTCGCCATTGCCTTTGTCTCCTCTGCGTCTCAAATTCCTATTGATGGCTCGAATTCGTCGTCTGCATCTAACAAGCTCAGGTTAGGATTTTTCCCCTCTCGTTGTGAGTGGCttttattataattgtgaaAGCATAATCATCCGTGACTTGTTTCTCCTAGCTTGTACTTTCTCATTAGAAAGATGCAGTAAACAAGACAAACTGgatttgaaaagtaagaaaagatAAGTAAaacattgaaataaaaaaaaattaaagaatagtAAGTTGGATTTGACAAGAAATATGACATCCTCAATCTGATCCCAATCTACGGAACGAGATTGCGATGATGATCAATCTATGGGAAAGAGATTATGAGGGGGATCGACAAATTACAAAAAAGCTAAGAAGTCCACCTTGGAAAGAAAACTCCATTTTTCATTGGTGGACTGCGAAATTTCGGAAAAGTAGAAATGGGTCGCGAACGAGGAGCCAtgtgggcctaagcccaaggaATGGCCCAATGGGCCTCACACCCACTATGGGCAGCCCAAGTGGACCCAAGCATGGGCAGCCCAAGGAGGTCCGTAGCCCACCCAAGCCCACTTGACCACCCAAGCCCACTTTGGTCTTTGTAAGTTTGCCTATTATTGAACCTATGTACATGAATAGTAAGATGGACAAGTACATATACCAAattgccccttctagaagcttaaaattaataaaacaaaattgatgGGCATAAAGGATGGGGTTGGCACccaagggagaagaagagagaagatgacCTCATCCTAAGCCTAACTTAGCCTAGCCTACCCCCTATTCTTTCATGTGCATAATCTAAACATTAATTTCATTGGATTGACAATTCATGAGCTTTTCTTGGCCAAGTAAATGCTTGAATAAGAGGATTTTAGGGAATTGTTGTACAAGATTAATTAATGCAATCTCTCTTTCATTCTCCCATTCTGtctcattctctctttccctcactTTCcatcaccttctctctctctctctctctctctctctctctctctcaccccctTGGTCGAGCAACCCCCAAACCATTTCTCTCCCATCTCATAcccattttctctcattttctcttatatCTTACCTTGCCATCCACTGTCTATTGCTGTCCGTGTGTCACCCTCCCGTCACTGTTGTGCCATGTTCCTTGGCCATGACTCGATGCTGTCCAACTTGCCCTCATGCCACCTTAGCCATGAGCCTCACCAAGCCGTCCGCTATCCATCACCACCGTCCTTGCTGTCCAACCACCGTCGTGCTTCATCATCCTCTTACCGTGAGCCAACGCCACCATGAGCCCTTATCACTATCGCCACTGTTTGTTGTAGCTTAGATTCGGAAGTGAGTGGCTTTCTAACCCCTGCTTAAGGTTGTGATTACATTTATTACTAGGATACGTTTAAATGATAAGTGGATTAAGGTGATAGGTTATCATAATAGGTGATAAATAGTGGTGATGGACTATAATGATAAGTGATAAGTAGTGGTAATGGGCTATCATAATAGGTGATAAGTAGAGGCGATAAGTGATAATTAGGCGTAATAGGTTATCGTGATAAGTTACAATTAAATGTGAGAAGCTATCGTGATAGGTTGTACTTAAATGCGATAAGCTATTGCAATAAGCTATAATGTAATGTGATAAGCTATCGTTAGATGcgatattttttcttaattgtgaTAAGTGCTCATTATATTATAAATTCTAAAGTGGTTAGTGCTTGTTGGATGCTAGTTTTAAAGTTAGTATTTGTTTATGTAATCCCTAATTTGAAAAGGgtaaatatttttggcattttatgaTCATAAGTAATGAGTACTTATAAAAGGCTACCTAGAAAGATAAATTGTTGAATTGTTTAAAAGATATCATGGTGTGATATATTATGAGATTGATCCATGACTACTTTGACAAATGATTAATTGAGATGTGATCACGTGGTATGATAGCATGATATAATTGTATGCGATTAATACTATTGTATGAGGTATGAGTATTACACACTCTTTTATTGGCTAATGAGGAAGATAATAATTAGCTTGAGTGGTGATATGCTTGTGTGATCACATAACAGACATAGTACTCATATGATTACAAGGGACAATAACCAATGGATTTCAGTTACCCCCACGTCAACGGAATGCCGTTCGCAGATGGATTTCGAAAATGAGTTCCTTGATTAGAATGCCGTCTTCGAGTGAGGTCGAGGTGTTGTCGTGCCCGATGGGGTGGGACAATGCTTAATTAAGTTGAAAGACCATTGACACAAGTATCGATTATGGCCGAGAGCAGTTGTAATAATCTAGATTCATGTGATGCATCGTGCATGGAATTATTGTTATTAATGTTTAGATTATTAAATTGTGATCATTGTATACTTAATGAAATGGTGCACTTTTGTATAGATTATTTATGCTATAATTGCACACGTGGTAGGATGTTGCATGTTAAGTGGCCTATTCCTTGTCTAATAGATAATGCAAAGTAAAGGCTTTGCTATTAATCTATCATTGATATATAAGTTGCAATTTTAAGGCAACTCTGAGGTGAATTACCTCCCTTCGCGAGAATTAGGAAGCTCACTTATTGAATTTTATCTCACGTTGTTGTTTAAATATTTCAGACCCTAAGCATGTTTGAGCCATTCAACCACTTTCGATTCAAGGTCCATATGAACCAGAGTTTCGAGGTGACATAAAATCTTATTGTGGAGATGGACACCCGCTATGAAAGCTACGTCACCACTATATAGGTAGATGAAGAGTTAATGGACCTAGTACCCCCACTGCTTTATGGCCTAGCATATTTGGGTTGAAGAAGACTTGTATGGCCCCCTCTGAGGCTTTGATAGGCCTTCACATGCAGGACCTGAGAACCTCAGTTGGGACCCAATGGATCTAGATGTCCCTGACGGAGTTGTGATCAATTCGGAGACTAACCCCGATTAGGAACCCGACCTTGAGCCATGGTATATAGAGCCGATAAGATATTAGGTGCATGTTGCATGTATCACTTTTTGAAGTCGCCTTCATTATAGTAGAAGAGCTAGGCCAATCCAACCCCTTTTGAATGTGGATGAAGAAACTTGCTCCGTGGACACATGTGTATGGCCAAGTCTTTTTGATGTAAAAAGGCAGTGTGTAATAGCTAACGTagtgtatatataaaagtatgtttgatatgtatatgAGTATTTTATGTTAATCATATTGTTATGAATGGTTGcgtgattttatttttgcttctgCTTATGTATAACTGAAAGATAAAACAAATGGGTCGGCAACGCCCTTGGGACGTTGCAATCGAATGACTGAAGTGACCAAGGGATGCTGCACGTCCGAGGGTTGGGGTGTGATAAGAAATATTGGGCTATGAGTTTTGATTAAGAAACAGTGACCCAAGTGCATGCTCTTCTTGCCAGACAAGTAATTTGGGAATGCATATAATGGATGAGTTGTTGGTAGAAATTATAAATCAAGATCACATAAAGTAAAAGGACTATTCAAACAATCACGAAAGTTGGTATAGAAGAGGTGAAAGAtggacaaaaacaaaataatacaTGAGGCTTGATGACTTGTTCTTCTTAGAAGGAAAAACATATGTTAAGTGTCATGTgagataaatataataaaagtgaaCATAAATTCTTTTGCATTTTGTGGAAATGGTGTTCAAGACAACTTGTTATTGGTCATAAATCAGGCGGTTATTGTCAAAGAC of the Eucalyptus grandis isolate ANBG69807.140 chromosome 10, ASM1654582v1, whole genome shotgun sequence genome contains:
- the LOC104422083 gene encoding cyclin-B1-2, whose amino-acid sequence is MEAPKTIAHEIGGVRADALRFGLQGVKSEIVGSHPLESAYQSLKDNQEEMKRRMLANTYGSAFPLKMELDRQILSRFQRPPGPIPSSMLGLEALNGSLDEFGFEDCLNDPRDSESFRPLDMHHGTEVRLGLSKGPACPSFM